Proteins found in one Xyrauchen texanus isolate HMW12.3.18 chromosome 30, RBS_HiC_50CHRs, whole genome shotgun sequence genomic segment:
- the LOC127623711 gene encoding beta-2-glycoprotein 1-like, whose translation MFNTVVQITCSPGFSLNGAQQLRCGADGSWTPNVPTCEPVFQSPESMTCSAPVVENGVIKGGAKPSYEPNDTVSIICKAGCRMIGASVAKCGPDGQWQGLPRCRFTAKFP comes from the exons ATGTTTAACACCGTTGTTCAGATCACCTGCTCTCCTGGATTCAGTCTGAATGGAGCGCAGCAACTCCGCTGTGGAGCAGATGGTTCCTGGACGCCAAATGTTCCCACCTGTGAGCCAG TATTTCAGAGTCCAGAATCCATGACCTGTTCAGCACCCGTGGTTGAAAATGGAGTGATAAAAGGTGGAGCCAAGCCATCGTACGAACCCAACGATACTGTTAGCATCATCTGCAAAGCTGGCTGTCGTATGATTGGTGCATCAGTGGCCAAATGTGGACCAGATGGCCAATGGCAGGGCTTGCCCCGTTGCCGCTTCACAGCAAAATTTCCTTGA